A window from Thermoplasma sp. Kam2015 encodes these proteins:
- the psmB gene encoding archaeal proteasome endopeptidase complex subunit beta yields MNQTLETGTTTVGITLKDAVIMATERRVTMENFIMHKNGKKLFQIDTYTGMTIAGLVGDAQVLVRYMKAELELYRLQRRVNMPIEAVATLLSNMLNQVKYMPYMVQLLVGGIDTAPHVFSIDAAGGSVEDIYASTGSGSPFVYGVLESQYNEKLTVDEGVDLVIKAISAAKQRDSASGGMIDVAVITKKDGYVQLPTDQIESRIRKLGLIL; encoded by the coding sequence ATGAATCAGACTTTAGAAACTGGTACGACTACGGTTGGTATCACATTGAAGGATGCCGTGATAATGGCAACCGAAAGGCGTGTCACGATGGAGAATTTCATCATGCATAAGAATGGAAAGAAGCTGTTTCAGATCGATACATACACTGGAATGACCATAGCCGGGCTTGTTGGTGATGCTCAGGTTCTCGTGAGATATATGAAGGCGGAACTTGAGCTCTACAGACTCCAGAGGCGCGTTAACATGCCCATAGAGGCTGTGGCCACATTGCTTTCTAATATGCTGAATCAGGTCAAATATATGCCGTATATGGTCCAGCTGCTTGTTGGTGGCATTGACACGGCCCCACACGTCTTCTCCATAGATGCTGCAGGGGGATCCGTTGAGGATATTTATGCAAGCACAGGATCTGGTTCACCATTTGTTTACGGTGTTCTAGAGTCTCAGTACAACGAGAAGCTGACTGTGGACGAGGGTGTGGATCTCGTTATAAAGGCGATAAGTGCTGCCAAACAGAGAGATTCTGCATCAGGTGGTATGATAGATGTTGCCGTAATAACGAAGAAGGATGGATATGTCCAGCTTCCGACTGATCAGATAGAATCCAGAATAAGGAAGCTTGGATTAATTCTATAA
- a CDS encoding cyclic nucleotide-binding/CBS domain-containing protein has protein sequence MVLYASDVMRKYDKVMPGETSAYEAAKIMAQDHVGFAIIAENGEIRGMVTEWDYINKIIAQDRDPKKVRIDEIMNSPIISVEPDTPTFKVTEIMAKNGIRRLPVMKNGKLLGVITSRDILRIFKDYMDSISDIISRFGNL, from the coding sequence ATGGTGCTTTACGCTTCAGACGTTATGAGAAAATACGACAAGGTTATGCCTGGAGAAACCTCAGCTTATGAGGCCGCAAAAATAATGGCACAGGATCACGTTGGCTTCGCTATAATCGCGGAGAATGGAGAGATCAGAGGCATGGTTACTGAATGGGACTACATCAACAAGATAATTGCGCAGGATAGGGATCCTAAGAAAGTGAGGATAGATGAGATAATGAATTCGCCCATAATTTCGGTTGAACCGGATACTCCAACCTTCAAGGTGACTGAAATCATGGCAAAAAACGGAATCAGACGGTTGCCGGTGATGAAAAATGGAAAACTCCTTGGAGTTATAACCTCAAGAGATATTCTGAGGATATTCAAGGATTACATGGACAGCATATCTGACATAATATCAAGATTCGGAAATCTCTGA
- a CDS encoding MFS transporter produces MTSIGSLLAVINSTSLLISLPTIMISLHTSFFFIIWILVVYPLVMTIGAPLFGRYSDFVGRNKLYGLGYLFFIVGSTLAALSPNAPILLLSRIFQGLGGALLFSNSLAIIADAFRQDELKWAIGMNSLIIGIATAVGPLVGGILTAFNWRYVFVFNIPFGIVGYIMSLRLREIQKRKVSINWKPSLFFSIFIVSIVIYLTFAPPDMWLSPPDLAFLIVSIISFILFIMSGRGRDDSLIDISLFRIREFATQAIATFLNSITRYSALLIVIIMLQGPLGISPLRSSILVIPYALSLSVSSYLVGNLDTRKMENDLIYAGLFLSFFGSLLLSLIRSVNIPFYIGLVMVGFGIGLFYTPSNAILMSAAPPDRRGSAAGMRTVILNMGSVIGMSLVFTIVALYVPENVLSYAFLGIKISGFETVKNSFLKGISITFLVSGIASLLALMAVLMERLSKSRMHS; encoded by the coding sequence GTGACGAGTATAGGTTCCCTGCTTGCTGTGATAAACAGTACATCGCTACTGATATCTCTACCAACCATAATGATATCGCTACACACTTCGTTCTTCTTCATAATCTGGATACTTGTGGTTTATCCGCTTGTTATGACCATAGGTGCCCCCTTATTCGGCAGATACTCTGATTTTGTTGGAAGAAACAAGCTCTATGGACTTGGATATCTATTCTTCATAGTGGGTTCCACGCTTGCTGCTCTCAGCCCCAACGCGCCTATCTTATTACTATCGAGGATATTCCAGGGGCTTGGAGGTGCACTTTTGTTCTCAAACAGCCTTGCAATAATTGCCGATGCCTTCAGACAGGATGAGCTGAAGTGGGCAATAGGCATGAACAGCCTAATAATTGGAATAGCGACGGCTGTTGGCCCCCTTGTTGGCGGAATTCTAACTGCATTCAACTGGAGATATGTTTTCGTCTTCAACATCCCATTCGGTATTGTCGGATACATAATGTCGTTACGACTGAGAGAGATACAGAAACGTAAGGTCAGTATAAACTGGAAGCCGAGCCTCTTCTTCTCCATATTCATAGTTTCCATAGTTATTTATCTGACGTTTGCGCCACCCGATATGTGGCTCAGCCCGCCAGATCTTGCCTTCCTCATAGTATCTATCATATCTTTCATTCTGTTCATAATGTCCGGGAGAGGCAGAGACGATTCCCTGATCGATATTTCGCTCTTCAGGATTAGAGAATTTGCGACACAGGCAATTGCCACTTTTCTAAATTCCATAACAAGGTATTCTGCTTTGCTTATAGTTATAATAATGCTCCAGGGCCCATTGGGAATCTCGCCGCTACGTTCAAGCATACTGGTGATACCATACGCATTATCGCTGAGCGTTTCCTCCTATCTTGTGGGCAACCTGGACACAAGGAAAATGGAAAACGATCTAATATACGCTGGCCTCTTTCTATCTTTCTTCGGATCACTGCTTTTGTCTCTCATAAGATCCGTTAACATACCCTTCTATATCGGACTTGTAATGGTAGGCTTTGGGATAGGTCTGTTCTATACACCCAGCAATGCCATACTCATGTCAGCCGCACCTCCTGACAGGAGGGGATCAGCTGCCGGTATGAGGACAGTTATCCTGAACATGGGATCAGTCATTGGTATGTCCCTTGTATTCACAATTGTGGCTCTGTATGTTCCGGAGAACGTTCTCAGCTATGCCTTTCTTGGGATAAAAATATCCGGTTTCGAAACGGTAAAGAATAGCTTTCTGAAGGGTATTTCCATAACTTTCCTTGTGTCAGGCATTGCAAGTTTACTTGCCCTGATGGCGGTACTGATGGAAAGATTAAGCAAATCTAGAATGCATTCCTGA